The Mesorhizobium koreense genome includes a window with the following:
- a CDS encoding SRPBCC family protein — MTETLHREIEIAAPQATVFAFLTDPDKMLRWIGTNAKIDARPGGIYLLSVAGKYAARGEFTEVIPVHRLAYSFGWEGREEVPPGSSMIEIDLVEKDGGTLVRFTHSGLPNEEERASHEKGWNHYLGRLAIAATGGDPGPDTHPDA, encoded by the coding sequence ATGACCGAGACGCTTCATAGAGAAATTGAGATCGCGGCTCCGCAGGCAACGGTGTTCGCCTTCCTCACCGATCCGGATAAGATGTTGCGCTGGATCGGCACGAACGCGAAGATCGACGCACGGCCGGGCGGCATCTATCTCCTCAGCGTCGCCGGCAAATACGCGGCACGCGGCGAGTTCACGGAAGTCATTCCCGTGCATCGCCTAGCCTACAGCTTCGGTTGGGAAGGGCGCGAGGAAGTCCCGCCAGGATCGAGCATGATCGAAATCGACCTGGTCGAAAAGGACGGCGGAACGCTGGTGCGCTTCACCCACAGCGGATTGCCGAACGAAGAGGAGCGGGCGAGCCACGAGAAAGGCTGGAACCATTATCTCGGCAGGCTGGCGATCGCAGCCACTGGTGGCGATCCGGGGCCGGACACGCACCCAGATGCGTAA
- a CDS encoding amino acid ABC transporter permease produces MGLGGTRVGGLLAPLLGGATGPDTEPGLALNIVTGILIAVAVWVNVAIVRLLPFGAQIVVVWIELLLLFVAFVGSFNRDLGVWFEESETGQTNIAFLITTGAVTTLYVSLVSIAIACCLAMAAALARLSKSGPAYAVSTFYTSFFRGTPLLLQVYLIYLGLPTLGRQFALDAVPSGIIALSLCYGAYMAEIFRAGILGVPHGQRDAAMALGLPPGLTFRKIIFPQAMRLIVPPTGNQFIAMLKDSSLVSVMGVWELTKTAQIIGKRDFRVFEMLIAAAIIYWVMSICFELIQSRIERHYGKGYVR; encoded by the coding sequence ATGGGGCTCGGCGGCACGCGTGTCGGCGGTCTGCTGGCGCCGCTCCTGGGCGGTGCGACCGGCCCCGACACGGAACCGGGCCTGGCACTGAATATCGTGACCGGCATCCTCATTGCGGTCGCGGTATGGGTGAACGTCGCCATCGTGCGGCTCCTGCCCTTCGGCGCCCAGATCGTGGTCGTCTGGATCGAGCTTCTGCTTTTGTTTGTCGCCTTTGTCGGCAGTTTCAACCGCGACCTCGGCGTCTGGTTCGAGGAGAGCGAGACCGGCCAAACCAATATCGCCTTCCTCATCACGACGGGGGCGGTGACCACGCTCTATGTATCGCTGGTTTCGATTGCCATCGCCTGCTGCTTGGCGATGGCGGCCGCACTTGCGCGCCTGTCGAAATCCGGCCCGGCCTACGCCGTCTCGACCTTCTACACGTCGTTTTTCCGGGGCACGCCGCTGCTTCTCCAAGTCTATCTGATCTATCTCGGCCTGCCGACGCTTGGCCGCCAGTTCGCGCTCGACGCGGTGCCGTCTGGCATCATCGCGCTGTCGCTCTGTTACGGCGCCTACATGGCCGAGATCTTCCGCGCCGGCATTCTTGGCGTGCCGCACGGCCAGCGCGACGCCGCCATGGCGCTCGGCCTGCCGCCGGGGCTCACCTTCCGCAAGATCATCTTCCCGCAGGCGATGCGGCTGATCGTGCCGCCGACCGGCAACCAGTTCATCGCCATGCTGAAGGATTCCTCGCTGGTCTCCGTGATGGGCGTCTGGGAACTGACCAAGACCGCTCAGATCATCGGCAAGCGCGATTTCCGCGTCTTCGAAATGCTGATCGCGGCCGCCATCATCTATTGGGTAATGTCGATCTGCTTCGAACTGATCCAATCCCGCATCGAGCGCCATTACGGCAAGGGCTACGTGCGCTGA